From the genome of Streptomyces sp. NBC_01341, one region includes:
- a CDS encoding serine/threonine-protein kinase, producing the protein MGEVWRATDEVLGRAVAVKLLLGDHADASSTARFRLEAQTAARLSHPHLVAVFDFGSWEDRFYLVMELVEGRSLGDLLESQESVHPEQVAHIAGQAAAGLAAAHRQGIVHRDIKPGNLMLDADGSVKIGDFGIAQFVDDPSTALTTAGHIVGTSLYLAPERALGRSADAASDMYSLGCVIYQLLVGQPPFRSDTATATLYQHVDTPPVPVRQRGVEISPAFDSYLLGLLAKKPEDRPSAQQVSDWFRTDAWRGRPEPLPRHAPPSRRSNAPAAPAAVSGGPGTGTGSTYRLPQATGRRRAAPAPRASKSATTRTSEAIRRRPRVASAVAGAVAFVAAVYLGSVLFAPDTGTADTPDPSTTPTAGVGSPAPADPSPGAAQDSSGQDGQQDGDDEDD; encoded by the coding sequence ATGGGCGAGGTGTGGCGCGCCACGGACGAGGTGCTGGGCCGTGCCGTGGCGGTGAAGCTGCTGCTGGGTGACCACGCCGATGCCTCGTCGACCGCGCGGTTCCGCCTGGAGGCGCAGACCGCCGCCCGCCTGAGTCACCCTCACCTGGTGGCCGTCTTCGACTTCGGTTCCTGGGAGGACCGCTTCTATCTGGTGATGGAGCTGGTCGAGGGCAGAAGCCTCGGAGACCTGCTGGAGTCCCAGGAGTCCGTCCATCCCGAGCAGGTGGCTCACATCGCCGGTCAGGCGGCCGCCGGCCTGGCCGCCGCGCACCGGCAGGGCATCGTGCACCGCGACATCAAACCGGGCAACCTGATGCTGGACGCCGACGGGTCCGTGAAGATTGGCGACTTCGGAATCGCCCAGTTCGTCGACGACCCGTCGACCGCTCTGACGACCGCCGGTCACATCGTCGGGACGAGTCTCTACCTCGCCCCTGAGCGGGCCCTGGGCCGGTCGGCGGACGCCGCCTCGGACATGTACTCGCTGGGCTGTGTCATCTACCAGCTCCTGGTCGGCCAGCCGCCGTTCCGCTCGGACACGGCGACCGCGACGCTCTACCAGCACGTCGACACCCCTCCGGTGCCGGTGAGACAGCGCGGGGTGGAGATCTCCCCCGCCTTCGACTCGTATCTGCTGGGCCTGCTGGCGAAGAAGCCGGAGGACCGGCCGAGCGCGCAGCAGGTGTCCGACTGGTTCCGCACCGATGCCTGGCGCGGGCGTCCGGAGCCGCTGCCCCGGCACGCGCCCCCGAGCCGGCGGAGCAACGCCCCGGCCGCACCGGCGGCGGTTTCGGGAGGCCCGGGCACAGGGACGGGTTCGACGTACCGGCTGCCGCAGGCCACCGGTCGCAGACGGGCGGCTCCGGCTCCGCGGGCGTCGAAGTCGGCGACCACCCGCACGAGCGAGGCCATCCGCCGCCGTCCGCGCGTGGCGAGCGCCGTGGCCGGGGCGGTCGCCTTCGTGGCGGCGGTCTACCTGGGCTCGGTCCTGTTCGCACCGGACACCGGGACCGCGGACACTCCGGACCCAAGCACCACGCCGACGGCCGGTGTCGGTTCCCCCGCCCCGGCCGACCCCTCGCCCGGCGCCGCCCAGGACAGCTCCGGCCAGGACGGTCAGCAGGACGGCGACGACGAGGACGACTGA
- a CDS encoding aldo/keto reductase has translation MIRMEQRTLGRTGRDVSVVGQGTWQLGGDWGEVRETDAFDVLDAAVESGITFFDTADVYGDGRSEQLIGRYLKDRPDADVFVATKMGRRADQLPENYVLDNFRAWNDRSRTNLGVDTLDLVQLHCPPTAVYSSDAVYDALDTLVAEQRIAAYAVSVETCAEALTAIARPGVASVQIILNPFRLKPLDEVLPAAAEAGVGIIARVPLASGLLSGRYTADTVFAPEDHRTYNRHGEAFDQGETFSGIDYATGVAAAAEFSELAPEGATPAQTALGWILQQPGVTSVIPGARSVEQTRANAAAAALPPLPQSTLDAVRELYDRRIRAEVHARW, from the coding sequence ATGATCCGCATGGAGCAGCGCACACTCGGCAGGACCGGCCGTGATGTATCGGTCGTCGGACAGGGCACCTGGCAGCTCGGCGGGGACTGGGGCGAGGTGCGGGAAACGGACGCCTTCGACGTCCTGGACGCCGCCGTCGAGTCCGGGATCACCTTCTTCGACACCGCGGACGTGTACGGCGACGGCCGGAGCGAACAGCTCATCGGCCGCTACCTGAAGGACCGGCCGGACGCGGACGTCTTCGTCGCCACCAAGATGGGGCGACGCGCGGACCAGCTGCCGGAGAACTACGTCCTCGACAACTTCCGCGCCTGGAACGACCGCTCGCGGACCAACCTCGGGGTCGACACCCTCGACCTCGTACAACTCCACTGCCCGCCCACGGCCGTCTACTCGTCCGACGCCGTGTACGACGCCCTGGACACGCTCGTCGCCGAGCAGCGGATCGCCGCCTACGCGGTCAGTGTGGAGACCTGCGCCGAGGCGCTCACCGCCATCGCCAGGCCGGGTGTCGCGAGCGTCCAGATCATCCTCAACCCGTTCCGCCTGAAGCCGCTCGACGAGGTCCTGCCGGCCGCGGCCGAGGCAGGGGTCGGCATCATCGCGCGTGTCCCGCTCGCCTCCGGGCTGCTGTCCGGCCGGTACACCGCGGACACCGTCTTCGCTCCCGAGGACCACCGCACGTACAACCGCCACGGCGAGGCGTTCGACCAGGGCGAGACCTTCTCGGGCATCGACTACGCGACCGGCGTGGCCGCCGCGGCCGAGTTCTCGGAGCTCGCGCCCGAGGGAGCCACCCCGGCGCAGACCGCGCTCGGCTGGATCCTCCAGCAGCCCGGTGTCACCAGCGTCATCCCCGGTGCGCGTTCCGTGGAACAGACACGCGCCAACGCCGCGGCCGCCGCGCTCCCGCCGCTCCCGCAGAGCACCCTGGACGCAGTGCGTGAACTGTACGACCGCCGGATCCGCGCCGAGGTCCACGCGCGCTGGTGA